The following are from one region of the Bacillus methanolicus MGA3 genome:
- the yfkAB gene encoding radical SAM/CxCxxxxC motif protein YfkAB, translating into MFTEKSLEITPNYDPWEAYLDIDQYGKLVLSNIEFTTTTLCNMRCEHCAVGFTLQTKDPDALPIGLLFKRLDEIPALRSLSITGGEPMLSKTSVENYVLPLLKYAHERGVRTQLNSNLTLDISRYEKIIPYIDVLHISHNWGTPKDFIEGGFAMMDRKPSIKQREALFERMIENSRILAESGVLVSAETMLNKRTLPHIEKIHKQITEEMKCKRHEVHPMYPSDFASFLETLSLDEIRCAIHRLLDIRNKDVWMLFGTLPFYACSSNPEDLELLKRLHSEKNVTVRNDPDGRSRLNVNIFTGDVIVTDFGDTPPLGNIKTDRLEDIYQAWLKTELASSLNCHCPEVRCLGPNVLVKNSYYKDVDFKTRKANIK; encoded by the coding sequence ATGTTTACTGAAAAAAGCTTGGAAATTACGCCCAATTATGACCCATGGGAAGCTTATTTGGACATTGATCAATATGGAAAGCTGGTTTTATCCAATATAGAATTCACAACAACAACGCTTTGCAATATGCGCTGTGAGCATTGCGCAGTTGGATTCACACTTCAAACAAAAGACCCTGATGCTCTTCCGATTGGCCTTCTCTTTAAAAGGCTTGATGAAATTCCTGCGTTGAGGTCATTGAGCATTACCGGCGGAGAGCCTATGCTGTCAAAAACATCTGTTGAGAATTATGTATTGCCTCTTTTAAAATATGCCCATGAAAGAGGAGTTCGCACCCAGTTAAATTCAAATTTAACCCTTGACATAAGCCGTTATGAAAAAATCATTCCTTACATAGATGTCTTGCATATTTCCCATAACTGGGGGACACCTAAAGATTTTATTGAAGGCGGCTTTGCGATGATGGATCGAAAACCAAGCATAAAGCAGAGGGAAGCGCTGTTTGAACGAATGATTGAAAATAGTCGTATTCTTGCCGAAAGCGGAGTGCTTGTATCGGCGGAAACTATGCTGAATAAACGTACATTGCCGCATATTGAAAAAATTCACAAACAGATTACAGAAGAAATGAAATGCAAAAGACATGAAGTCCACCCAATGTATCCTTCTGATTTTGCTTCATTCCTTGAAACGTTGTCATTAGATGAAATTAGGTGTGCAATCCATCGTCTGCTTGATATCCGTAATAAAGATGTATGGATGCTGTTCGGAACTTTGCCGTTCTATGCCTGCAGCAGCAATCCGGAAGATTTAGAGCTTTTAAAGAGGCTTCATTCTGAAAAAAATGTAACAGTCCGCAATGATCCTGACGGCCGATCACGGTTAAATGTAAATATTTTTACAGGGGATGTAATTGTTACAGATTTCGGAGATACTCCTCCACTCGGAAATATCAAAACCGATCGATTAGAGGATATTTATCAGGCATGGCTGAAAACGGAACTGGCTTCCTCCTTGAACTGCCATTGTCCTGAAGTACGTTGTCTGGGGCCAAATGTTCTCGTAAAAAACAGCTATTATAAAGACGTAGACTTTAAAACCCGCAAAGCAAACATAAAGTAA
- a CDS encoding fumarate hydratase, whose translation MNIEKFQESMYKLIVETSTKLPKDVRRAIKAAKERENAGTRAAMSLATITSNIKMADENASPICQDTGLPTFKIKTPVGVNQIEMKKAIQNAIALATKNGKLRPNSVDSLTGDNSGDNLGEGTPVIKFEQWEKDYIDVRLILKGGGCENKNIQYSLPCELEGLGRAGRDLDGIRKCILHAVYQAQGQGCSAGFIGVGIGGDRSSGYDLAKEQLFRSVDDVNPNEDLRKLEEYIMENANKLGIGTMGFGGETTLLGCKIGVMNRIPASFFVSVAYNCWAFRRLGVTVDPQTGEIKEWMYQDGELVDFAESPASQETAIAAEASSEVITLQAPITEEQIRSLKVGDVVRINGMIYTGRDAIHKYLMDHDAPVDLNGQIIYHCGPVMLKDKEGKWHVKAAGPTTSIREEPYQGDIMKKFGIRAVIGKGGMGAKTLAALQEHGGVYLNAIGGAAQYYANCIKSVEGVDLMEFGIPEAMWHLRVEGFTAVVTMDSHGNSLHQDVEKSSLEKLAQFKEPVFK comes from the coding sequence GTGAACATTGAAAAGTTCCAGGAGAGTATGTACAAGCTGATCGTTGAAACTTCAACAAAACTTCCTAAAGATGTTCGCCGTGCCATAAAAGCAGCGAAAGAACGTGAAAATGCCGGTACACGTGCAGCCATGAGCCTTGCTACGATAACTAGCAACATTAAAATGGCAGATGAAAACGCTTCACCTATTTGCCAAGATACAGGGTTACCTACTTTTAAAATTAAAACTCCTGTCGGGGTTAATCAAATTGAAATGAAAAAAGCAATTCAAAATGCAATTGCCCTAGCTACAAAAAATGGAAAACTGCGGCCGAATTCGGTTGATTCATTAACCGGAGACAACAGCGGGGATAATCTTGGAGAAGGTACACCTGTCATTAAATTCGAACAATGGGAAAAAGATTATATTGATGTTCGGCTGATTTTAAAAGGGGGAGGTTGTGAGAACAAAAATATCCAGTACAGCCTTCCATGTGAATTGGAAGGATTGGGCCGTGCTGGGCGTGATCTTGATGGAATTCGGAAATGCATTCTTCACGCTGTTTATCAGGCCCAGGGTCAGGGGTGCAGCGCAGGCTTTATCGGTGTAGGAATCGGCGGAGACCGTTCTTCCGGCTACGATCTTGCAAAAGAGCAGCTTTTTCGTTCAGTTGATGACGTGAATCCAAATGAAGACCTTCGCAAGCTTGAAGAGTACATTATGGAAAATGCCAACAAGCTTGGAATTGGTACAATGGGATTTGGCGGAGAAACAACTTTGCTTGGCTGTAAAATCGGTGTAATGAACAGGATTCCTGCTAGTTTCTTCGTGTCTGTAGCTTATAATTGTTGGGCGTTCCGCCGCCTTGGTGTTACTGTTGATCCTCAAACGGGAGAGATTAAGGAATGGATGTATCAAGACGGAGAATTGGTGGATTTTGCAGAATCACCTGCCTCTCAGGAAACAGCCATAGCTGCAGAAGCGTCTTCTGAAGTTATCACTTTACAGGCGCCAATTACAGAGGAACAAATCCGCTCTCTTAAGGTCGGAGATGTTGTCCGTATTAACGGCATGATATACACGGGCCGTGATGCCATTCATAAATATTTAATGGACCATGATGCACCGGTCGATTTAAACGGACAAATTATTTACCACTGCGGCCCGGTTATGTTAAAAGATAAAGAAGGCAAATGGCATGTAAAAGCTGCTGGGCCGACAACAAGTATCCGTGAGGAGCCATACCAAGGTGACATTATGAAAAAGTTTGGTATTCGTGCTGTGATCGGAAAAGGCGGAATGGGTGCAAAAACGCTTGCAGCATTGCAAGAACACGGAGGGGTATACTTAAATGCCATCGGTGGTGCAGCCCAATATTATGCAAATTGTATTAAATCCGTTGAAGGCGTAGATCTCATGGAATTCGGAATTCCGGAGGCAATGTGGCATTTAAGAGTAGAAGGCTTTACAGCAGTTGTTACAATGGACTCGCACGGAAACAGCCTTCACCAAGATGTAGAAAAATCTTCATTGGAAAAACTTGCTCAATTTAAAGAACCGGTTTTTAAGTAA
- the pdaA gene encoding delta-lactam-biosynthetic de-N-acetylase: protein MKKACRVLITFISLFLFFLGTTYARPASSAIHWGFKKGENGKPAEAGKTLDDLLEKYGAVYKGDPNKKDIYLTFDNGYENGFTAKILDVLKKEQVPAAFFITGHYLEREPGLVKRMAKEGHIIGNHSWFHPDLTKVSDERLKNELERVRTETEKLTGQKQMAYLRPPRGIFSERTLDIAKQQGYTHVFWSLAFMDWRIDQQKGWKYSYDSIMKQIHPGAILLLHTVSRDNAEALEKVIKDLKKQGYQFKNLNELMMDNTLKERMLY from the coding sequence ATGAAAAAAGCTTGCCGCGTTCTGATTACTTTCATTTCCTTGTTTTTGTTTTTTTTAGGAACTACTTATGCAAGACCTGCTAGCTCGGCCATCCATTGGGGATTTAAAAAAGGCGAAAATGGAAAGCCAGCCGAGGCAGGGAAAACTTTAGATGATTTGCTTGAAAAATATGGAGCAGTTTATAAAGGGGATCCAAATAAAAAAGATATTTACTTAACGTTTGATAATGGCTATGAAAATGGCTTTACAGCTAAAATTTTAGATGTCTTAAAAAAAGAGCAAGTACCTGCAGCCTTTTTTATTACAGGGCATTATTTAGAAAGGGAACCTGGGCTGGTAAAGCGGATGGCTAAAGAAGGCCATATTATCGGGAATCATTCATGGTTTCATCCCGATTTAACGAAAGTAAGTGATGAAAGGCTAAAAAACGAACTGGAGAGAGTCCGGACCGAAACCGAGAAACTAACTGGCCAAAAACAAATGGCATATCTACGTCCGCCAAGAGGAATTTTCAGTGAAAGGACTCTTGATATCGCGAAACAACAAGGCTATACACATGTATTCTGGTCACTGGCTTTTATGGATTGGCGCATCGATCAGCAAAAGGGATGGAAGTATTCTTATGATTCGATTATGAAGCAAATCCATCCGGGAGCAATTCTCCTTCTTCATACCGTCTCAAGGGACAATGCTGAAGCTCTTGAAAAGGTCATAAAGGACCTAAAAAAACAGGGCTACCAATTTAAAAACCTTAACGAACTCATGATGGACAACACGTTAAAAGAAAGAATGCTTTATTAA
- a CDS encoding DNA-3-methyladenine glycosylase family protein: MEKLQIKGPYNFDLVLDRLSLDPLNAVDKLNRSVKVPLLIDGQPIAAEVTATGTTEKPEFNISGLEDPYKKKAMKRLTHIFQWHVPLEKIHAHFQNTALKKIFDEHYGTPLVLDFDPYSCLLKCIIHQQLNLAFAHTLTERFVKTFGFQEKGVWFYPPPEKIASLTVEQLRQLQFSGRKSEYVIGIAKEAAEGRLRFDELDMKSDEEIMEELIRLRGVGPWTVQNFLIFGLGRPNQFPTADIGIQNALKKLYNLERKPTIEEINEYKKSWAPYLSYASLYLWRSIE, translated from the coding sequence TTGGAAAAGCTTCAAATTAAAGGTCCTTACAATTTTGATCTAGTATTGGACAGGCTTTCGCTTGATCCCTTGAATGCTGTCGACAAACTGAACCGCAGTGTGAAAGTTCCTCTATTAATTGACGGACAGCCAATCGCAGCAGAAGTAACGGCGACAGGAACGACAGAGAAGCCGGAATTTAATATTTCCGGATTAGAGGATCCTTACAAGAAAAAAGCTATGAAAAGGCTGACTCATATATTCCAATGGCATGTACCTCTTGAGAAAATTCATGCTCATTTTCAAAACACCGCATTAAAAAAGATCTTTGACGAGCACTACGGGACACCGCTTGTTCTCGATTTTGATCCATATAGCTGTTTGCTCAAATGCATCATCCATCAGCAATTAAATCTTGCCTTCGCCCATACTTTAACAGAACGTTTTGTGAAGACTTTCGGTTTTCAGGAAAAAGGGGTTTGGTTTTACCCTCCCCCTGAAAAAATTGCTTCGTTAACAGTAGAACAGCTTCGCCAACTTCAATTCAGCGGACGAAAGAGTGAGTATGTGATCGGAATTGCTAAAGAAGCCGCAGAAGGAAGGCTTCGATTTGACGAGCTGGATATGAAATCAGATGAAGAAATTATGGAGGAATTAATAAGACTCCGAGGTGTCGGTCCATGGACTGTCCAAAACTTTTTAATTTTTGGGCTGGGCCGTCCAAACCAATTTCCAACGGCTGATATTGGAATCCAAAATGCTTTAAAGAAGCTGTATAATTTAGAAAGAAAACCGACTATTGAAGAGATCAATGAATATAAAAAAAGCTGGGCTCCTTATTTAAGCTACGCATCACTGTATTTATGGAGAAGCATTGAATGA
- the rlmD gene encoding 23S rRNA (uracil(1939)-C(5))-methyltransferase RlmD: MKNDQTLKINVKQTFPLTIKRLGINGEGVGYFKKQVVFVPGALPGEEIVAEVTNVHPKYAEAKIKKIRKISKYRVKPLCPIYEECGGCQLQHLRYDQQLKEKRDIIIQSLERHTKLQVDQIEIRETIGMENPWGYRNKSQFQVGTKDGKVLAGLYGLNSHRLINIEKCAVQHPLTSKATETVKSILQDLKIPIYNERSRKGIVRTIVARAGVATGELQIVLITSVKELPKKELIIQEIKKRLPEVKSIVQNINGQKTSLIFGNETETLEGKDFIQETLGDLSFELSARTFFQLNPEQTVKLYNEVKKAAALTGQEKVVDAYCGVGTIGLWLADGASEIRGMDVIEESIADAKKNAARHGVNHATYVTGKAEEWLPKWLKNGWKPDVVVVDPPRTGCDDRFLQTVLKVKPQTFVYVSCNPSTLTKDIQTLSSKYHVEYIQPVDMFPQTAHVEAIAKLTLK, encoded by the coding sequence TTGAAAAATGATCAAACATTGAAAATAAATGTAAAACAAACTTTTCCTTTGACAATTAAAAGGCTCGGCATAAACGGTGAAGGGGTAGGATACTTCAAAAAACAGGTAGTATTTGTACCCGGAGCCTTGCCGGGAGAAGAAATCGTCGCAGAGGTTACAAATGTTCATCCAAAATATGCTGAAGCAAAAATAAAGAAAATCCGTAAAATATCAAAGTATCGCGTGAAGCCTTTATGTCCGATTTATGAAGAGTGCGGCGGATGCCAGCTTCAGCACTTGCGCTATGATCAACAATTAAAAGAAAAACGCGATATCATTATCCAGTCATTAGAACGCCACACAAAACTGCAAGTGGATCAAATTGAAATCAGAGAAACGATTGGGATGGAAAATCCGTGGGGATACCGGAATAAAAGCCAATTTCAGGTTGGAACAAAAGATGGGAAAGTTCTAGCCGGTTTGTACGGGTTAAATTCCCACCGCTTGATCAACATCGAAAAGTGTGCCGTTCAGCACCCATTAACCAGCAAGGCAACGGAGACGGTGAAAAGTATTTTGCAAGATCTAAAAATTCCTATTTATAATGAAAGATCAAGAAAAGGAATTGTAAGGACGATTGTTGCGAGGGCAGGAGTGGCGACAGGAGAGCTGCAAATTGTTTTGATAACGTCTGTAAAAGAGCTGCCAAAAAAAGAGCTGATTATTCAAGAAATCAAAAAGCGTTTGCCTGAAGTTAAGTCGATTGTTCAAAACATTAATGGCCAAAAAACATCGCTGATCTTTGGAAACGAAACAGAAACACTGGAAGGAAAAGATTTTATTCAAGAAACACTGGGCGACCTTTCCTTTGAGTTATCAGCACGAACATTTTTTCAATTAAACCCTGAGCAAACAGTCAAACTTTACAATGAAGTGAAGAAGGCGGCTGCTCTAACTGGCCAAGAAAAAGTTGTTGACGCTTATTGCGGTGTTGGAACCATCGGGTTGTGGCTTGCGGACGGTGCTTCGGAGATTCGCGGCATGGACGTGATTGAAGAATCGATTGCTGATGCAAAGAAAAATGCTGCCCGCCACGGTGTAAACCATGCAACATACGTGACAGGAAAAGCAGAAGAATGGCTTCCAAAATGGCTGAAAAATGGCTGGAAACCAGATGTAGTCGTCGTCGATCCGCCTAGAACAGGCTGTGACGACCGTTTTCTTCAAACCGTATTAAAAGTTAAGCCACAGACATTTGTGTATGTATCCTGCAACCCATCGACATTGACTAAAGACATTCAGACACTAAGCAGTAAATACCATGTTGAATATATCCAGCCGGTTGATATGTTCCCGCAAACAGCGCATGTGGAGGCGATAGCAAAACTAACCTTGAAATAA
- a CDS encoding iron-containing alcohol dehydrogenase has product MKNTQSAFYMPSVNLFGAGSVNEVGTRLAGLGVKKALLVTDAGLHSLGLSEKIAGIIREAGVEVAIFPKAEPNPTDKNVAEGLEAYNAENCDSIVTLGGGSSHDAGKAIALVAANGGTIHDYEGVDVSKKPMVPLIAINTTAGTGSELTKFTIITDTERKVKMAIVDKHVTPTLSINDPELMVGMPPSLTAATGLDALTHAIEAYVSTGATPITDALAIQAIKIISKYLPRAVANGKDIEAREQMAFAQSLAGMAFNNAGLGYVHAIAHQLGGFYNFPHGVCNAILLPHVCRFNLISKVERYAEIAAFLGENVDGLSTYEAAEKAIKAIERMARDLNIPKGFKELGAKEEDIETLAKNAMNDACALTNPRKPKLEEVIQIIKNAM; this is encoded by the coding sequence ATGAAAAACACTCAAAGTGCATTTTACATGCCTTCAGTCAATCTATTTGGTGCAGGCTCTGTTAATGAGGTTGGAACTCGATTAGCTGGTCTTGGTGTGAAAAAAGCTTTATTAGTTACAGATGCTGGTCTTCACAGTTTAGGCCTTTCTGAAAAAATTGCCGGTATCATTCGTGAAGCTGGTGTGGAAGTAGCTATTTTTCCAAAAGCCGAACCAAATCCAACTGATAAAAACGTCGCAGAAGGTTTAGAAGCGTATAACGCTGAAAACTGTGACAGCATTGTCACTCTTGGCGGCGGAAGCTCACATGATGCTGGAAAAGCCATTGCATTAGTAGCTGCTAACGGTGGAACAATTCACGATTATGAAGGTGTCGATGTATCAAAAAAACCAATGGTCCCTCTAATTGCGATTAATACAACAGCTGGTACAGGCAGTGAATTAACTAAATTCACAATCATCACAGATACTGAACGCAAAGTGAAAATGGCCATTGTTGATAAACATGTAACACCTACACTTTCAATCAATGACCCAGAGCTAATGGTTGGAATGCCTCCGTCCTTAACAGCTGCTACTGGATTAGATGCATTAACTCATGCGATTGAAGCATATGTTTCAACTGGTGCTACTCCAATTACAGATGCACTTGCAATTCAGGCGATCAAAATTATTTCTAAATACTTGCCGCGTGCAGTTGCAAATGGAAAAGACATTGAAGCACGTGAACAAATGGCCTTCGCACAATCATTAGCTGGCATGGCATTCAATAACGCGGGTTTAGGCTATGTTCATGCGATTGCACACCAATTAGGAGGATTCTACAACTTCCCTCATGGCGTTTGCAATGCGATCCTTCTGCCGCATGTTTGTCGTTTCAACTTAATTTCTAAAGTGGAACGTTATGCAGAAATCGCTGCTTTTCTTGGTGAAAATGTCGACGGCCTAAGCACCTACGAAGCAGCTGAAAAAGCTATTAAAGCGATCGAAAGAATGGCTAGAGACCTTAACATTCCAAAAGGCTTTAAAGAACTAGGTGCTAAAGAAGAAGATATTGAGACTTTAGCTAAAAATGCGATGAATGATGCATGTGCATTAACAAATCCTCGTAAACCTAAGTTAGAAGAAGTCATCCAAATTATTAAAAATGCTATGTAA
- a CDS encoding TIGR03943 family putative permease subunit — protein MKKENEEANSFHHLIRGIILIGFMLLFFKLLLTNNITLLIAPKMIRFIYFTLFIFLILGVLLILRGTSNQKHRYYCDCDGEHFYPTSIVKSLFLYSLFIIPITTGFLFANNVLDSSIAMNRTIKLGTNSQDTNPSKTVKNNSNTKSEKINSTPNTNNILDNQPEPLTKTEYSTLKKKILMAKNININDELYVPKMNIIQDNLSSLIGKTVTTKGFVYRENNFMQNQIIVARFGITCCIADASVYGIMAKGNVATLPKDKWIQVTGTIDQTHYDGYQIPIIKIKKISKITAPKQPYVFDVGVKIE, from the coding sequence ATGAAGAAGGAAAATGAAGAAGCTAATTCCTTTCATCATCTTATAAGGGGAATCATCCTTATAGGGTTTATGTTGCTCTTTTTTAAATTACTCCTTACAAACAACATTACGCTCTTGATTGCACCAAAAATGATTCGTTTCATTTATTTTACTCTTTTTATTTTTCTTATTTTAGGCGTTCTATTAATACTTAGAGGAACTTCGAATCAAAAACATAGATATTATTGTGATTGTGACGGGGAACATTTTTATCCGACATCAATAGTTAAAAGTCTGTTTCTTTATTCATTGTTTATAATCCCAATAACAACTGGATTTCTTTTTGCAAACAACGTGCTTGATAGCTCAATAGCAATGAACCGAACCATTAAACTTGGAACGAATTCACAAGACACAAATCCCAGCAAGACTGTTAAAAACAATTCCAATACAAAATCAGAAAAAATTAATTCCACACCAAATACCAATAATATACTCGATAATCAACCTGAACCATTAACTAAAACGGAATACTCCACATTAAAAAAGAAAATTTTAATGGCCAAAAATATTAACATAAATGATGAGCTTTATGTTCCAAAGATGAATATCATTCAAGATAATTTATCGAGTTTAATTGGTAAAACCGTTACCACGAAAGGATTTGTTTATAGGGAAAATAATTTCATGCAAAATCAAATCATCGTAGCTCGATTTGGAATCACCTGTTGTATTGCAGATGCCTCCGTATATGGAATTATGGCAAAAGGAAATGTAGCAACCTTGCCAAAAGATAAATGGATACAAGTAACAGGTACGATTGATCAAACCCATTATGATGGATATCAGATCCCAATCATAAAAATAAAAAAGATTTCAAAAATTACTGCTCCAAAGCAGCCTTATGTGTTTGATGTAGGAGTGAAGATTGAGTAA
- a CDS encoding permease, with the protein MNYLKKLLIDWLIFLLFCLFMFLFLFAEEIKNISIFSRIPTSFFNVNTIFLSIILEAIPFILLGVFVSAIIQSFVSENAIRRLLPRNAYLAIIPAALLGIVFPICECAIIPVIRRLIKKGMPSHVGVVFMLSAPIINPVVYASTYFAFKSTPYIANARMVVGFFSSIIIGLIIYQLFKRENILKDRINRHHNHNHHHTKGNRLLETFYHASDELFDTGKYLFIGAFIASLFQAFLDRNVLLSIGTNTILAPGVMMGFAYVLSVCSSADAFVASSFGSTFTEGALLAFLVFGPMIDIKNTFMLFAYFKKKFVLYLLLATPIIVYLTIFIFQLIFL; encoded by the coding sequence GTGAACTATTTAAAAAAGTTGCTAATAGATTGGTTAATTTTTCTATTATTTTGTTTATTCATGTTTCTCTTTCTTTTTGCAGAGGAAATTAAAAACATCTCCATTTTTAGTAGAATTCCAACTTCTTTTTTTAATGTTAATACAATTTTCCTGAGCATTATTTTAGAAGCCATTCCTTTTATTTTATTAGGCGTATTTGTATCGGCCATTATTCAATCGTTTGTTTCTGAGAATGCAATTCGAAGGCTATTGCCTCGTAATGCTTATTTAGCCATAATACCTGCAGCACTTCTAGGAATTGTCTTTCCTATTTGTGAGTGTGCAATTATTCCCGTTATTCGTAGGTTAATAAAGAAAGGCATGCCTTCGCATGTTGGAGTTGTCTTTATGCTTAGTGCTCCTATCATAAACCCTGTCGTCTATGCTTCTACCTATTTTGCATTTAAGAGTACACCCTATATTGCAAATGCAAGAATGGTTGTTGGGTTTTTTAGTTCAATAATTATTGGATTAATCATTTACCAATTATTTAAGAGGGAAAATATCTTAAAAGATAGAATAAACAGGCATCATAATCATAATCACCACCATACAAAAGGAAATAGACTTTTAGAAACGTTCTATCATGCAAGTGATGAATTATTTGATACAGGTAAATATTTATTCATAGGTGCTTTCATTGCAAGTCTGTTTCAGGCATTCTTGGACCGCAATGTTCTGTTATCAATAGGGACGAACACTATCTTAGCACCAGGGGTTATGATGGGTTTTGCCTATGTCCTATCAGTATGTTCCTCAGCAGATGCCTTTGTAGCTTCCTCATTCGGTTCTACTTTTACGGAAGGAGCACTACTTGCTTTCTTAGTTTTTGGACCAATGATTGACATAAAAAATACCTTTATGTTATTCGCTTATTTTAAAAAGAAGTTTGTTCTTTATTTATTACTAGCAACACCAATTATCGTCTATTTAACTATTTTTATTTTCCAGTTGATTTTTTTATAG
- a CDS encoding metal ABC transporter substrate-binding protein gives MKRLICTFIIVLVFLSGCANAIQTKDKKANEGTKKLQIVTTFYPMYYFAQKVAGRSANVDLLIPNGVEPHDWEPTTKDMAKIQNADVFIYNSRYFETWTEKVLKNINQSNLKIVEASKNIELIDADSEEDGNHQIKDHSSKDPHVWLSPVLAKQEVDNIAQALEQKDPKNKEQYEKNAAAFKSQLDDLDSLYKETINKARKKEFVTQHAAFGYLAKQYGLTQIPIAGLSPDVEPSLDKLAELAELTKKKNIKVIYFEGLTSSKVAQTLANEIGAKTEVLNPLEGLTKEEQDKGLDYIGVMKKNLEALKKSILE, from the coding sequence ATGAAAAGACTAATATGTACATTTATTATTGTTCTTGTATTTTTAAGCGGCTGCGCTAATGCTATTCAAACGAAAGATAAAAAAGCTAATGAGGGAACTAAAAAATTACAAATTGTCACCACTTTTTATCCTATGTATTATTTTGCTCAAAAAGTTGCTGGCAGATCCGCAAATGTTGACCTTTTAATACCGAATGGTGTGGAACCACATGATTGGGAACCAACCACAAAGGATATGGCTAAAATTCAAAATGCAGATGTATTTATCTACAATAGCCGTTACTTTGAGACATGGACTGAAAAAGTATTGAAAAATATTAATCAATCCAACTTAAAAATTGTTGAGGCTTCCAAAAATATTGAATTAATAGATGCAGACTCAGAGGAAGATGGAAATCATCAAATCAAAGATCATTCTTCTAAAGACCCTCATGTATGGCTTTCTCCTGTGTTAGCTAAACAAGAGGTTGACAATATTGCTCAGGCTTTAGAGCAGAAAGACCCGAAAAATAAAGAGCAATATGAAAAAAATGCCGCAGCTTTTAAATCTCAACTTGATGATTTGGATAGCTTATATAAAGAAACGATTAATAAGGCGAGAAAAAAAGAATTTGTTACACAACACGCTGCATTTGGCTACTTGGCGAAACAATATGGATTAACTCAAATCCCGATAGCAGGATTATCCCCTGACGTAGAACCAAGTCTTGATAAATTGGCTGAATTAGCGGAATTAACAAAGAAGAAAAATATAAAGGTAATCTATTTTGAGGGACTTACTTCTTCTAAAGTGGCTCAAACCTTAGCCAATGAAATAGGTGCTAAAACAGAAGTTTTAAATCCATTAGAAGGATTAACTAAAGAAGAGCAAGATAAAGGACTTGACTATATAGGTGTTATGAAAAAAAACCTAGAGGCATTAAAAAAATCCATTTTAGAGTAA
- a CDS encoding GNAT family N-acetyltransferase, giving the protein MILLKIYSHDKIVLKRKVVEKVDLVPTLWKKDEFSISTEKSYLDMDVIFNFLNKESYWANGIPIEIVMESIKNTPLCFGIYKGDPTNGPAQLVGFGRVISDLSTFAYLADVFVLKPFRGLGLSKWLMSVYFSIGV; this is encoded by the coding sequence ATGATTTTACTGAAAATTTATTCACATGATAAAATCGTCTTAAAAAGGAAAGTGGTGGAGAAAGTGGATCTTGTCCCTACTTTATGGAAAAAAGATGAATTTTCAATTTCTACTGAAAAGAGTTATTTGGACATGGATGTAATATTTAATTTCTTGAATAAGGAATCATATTGGGCAAATGGAATCCCCATTGAAATTGTTATGGAATCAATTAAAAATACTCCTCTATGTTTTGGAATTTATAAAGGAGACCCAACAAATGGTCCAGCACAGCTAGTTGGCTTTGGAAGAGTTATTTCAGATTTATCCACGTTTGCATATTTAGCTGATGTTTTCGTTCTAAAGCCTTTTCGCGGGTTAGGTTTATCAAAATGGTTAATGAGTGTTTATTTTTCTATCGGGGTTTGA
- a CDS encoding YjdF family protein, which produces MKLTVYYDGQFWVGVVEVNDNGKLKAGRYLFGSEPKDSEILEFIHENIDEVTNKLSQEVDIKTSSDRRANPKRLSRLVARELKMKGISSYAQEALKLEHEKRKKERQVFTRQQREEMKKRKQEIRRQKAKAKHRGK; this is translated from the coding sequence ATGAAACTGACTGTTTACTATGACGGTCAATTTTGGGTAGGTGTTGTAGAGGTAAATGATAATGGCAAGTTAAAAGCTGGCAGGTATTTATTTGGTTCTGAACCAAAGGATAGTGAAATTCTGGAATTCATCCACGAAAATATTGATGAAGTGACCAACAAATTATCGCAAGAGGTGGATATTAAAACCTCTAGTGACCGAAGGGCTAATCCAAAGCGGTTATCCAGGCTAGTGGCTCGAGAACTAAAAATGAAAGGAATTTCTTCTTATGCTCAAGAGGCTTTGAAATTGGAGCATGAAAAGAGAAAAAAAGAGAGACAAGTATTCACTCGTCAGCAAAGAGAAGAGATGAAAAAACGAAAACAAGAAATTAGACGTCAAAAAGCTAAAGCTAAGCATCGTGGTAAATAA